DNA from Oryzisolibacter sp. LB2S:
CGGTGGCCGCGGCCCCGAATACCTGCGCGGCGACGCCGCCGTGTGCGCCGCCGTGCGCCATTTCTTCGAGGCCAACAAGCCCGTGGCCGCCGTCTGCCACGGCGCGCAGCTGCTGGCCGGCGCGGGCGTGCTCAAGGACCGCACCTGCTCGGCCTACCCGGCCTGCCGCGCCGAGGTCGAGCTGGCCGGCGGCCGCTACGCCGACATCGCGGTGGACCAGGCCCACACCGAGGGCAACCTGGTCAGCGCCCCGGCCTGGCCCGCCCATCCGGCCTGGATGGCGCAGTTCCTGGCCCTGCTGGGCACGCGCATCGTTCTTTGAAAGAAAAACGGGGCTGGCGCCCATGGACAAAGCGCAGGCAGCTATTGTTTTTCAAGTGCGCCGCCCGACTTGACGCGCGGCACGGCGGGCGCCACCATCGCCCGTCCTGCCCCCCCAAGGAGTCCACCGTGTGCCAGGTCTTCATCAGCGCCGACCCCATGCTCTACGCGAGCCGCTCGCGCTCCGTGCGGCTGCACGGCGTGGCGACCAGCATCCGCCTGGAGAACATGTTCTGGCAGGTGCTGCAGGAGATCGCCGAGCGCGACGGCTACAGCGTCGCCCAGCTCTGCACCCGGCTCCATGACGAGCTCGTGGCCGAACATGGCGCGGTGGACAACTTCAGCTCCTTCCTGCGCGTGTGCTGCACGCGCTACCTGGCGCTGCAGCTGACGGGCGAGCTGCCGCGCGACGCGCGCATTCCCATCCGCTCCATCGTGCTGGACGCCGGCGCCAGGGCCGCAGCCGCCGCACTCGCGCACTGAGACCGAAAATCCGAGAAACCGTAAAATTGCGGGTTTCCCCTGGCGAGCGCCACGCGCGCACCCCCACATGAACCCCATACAGATCGGCGTGGTCATGGGCTCCAGCAGCGACTGGGACACCATGCAGCACGCAGTTGCCATTCTTGAGCAGTTCGGCGTCGCGCACGAGGCGCAGGTGGTCTCGGCCCACCGCATGCCCGACGACATGTTCCGCTACGCCGAGGCCGCCGCGGGGCGGGGCCTCAAGGCCATCATCGCGGGCGCGGGCGGCGCGGCCCACCTGCCCGGCATGATTGCCGCCAAGACCGTGGTGCCGGTGCTCGGCGTGCCCGTGGCCAGCAAGCACCTTTCGGGCGTGGACTCGCTGCACTCCATCGTGCAGATGCCCAAGGGCGTGCCCGTGGCCACGTTTGCCATCGGCGCGGCCGGCGCGGCGAACGCGGCGCTGTTCGCCGTGGCCCTGCTGGCCAACAACGACCCGCAGCTGCGCGCCAGGCTCGAGGCCTTCCGCGCCGAGCAGACCGAGGCCGCGCGCGCCATGCGTCTGCCCCCGGTGGCGCCATGAGCGCGGGCGACGTGATCCTGCCCGGCGCCACGCTGGGCGTGCTCGGTGGCGGGCAACTGGGCCGCATGTGGGTGCAGAAGGCCCAGGCCATGGGCTACTTCACCGTGGTGCTCGATGCCGACCCCACCAGCCCCGCGGGCCTGGTGAGCCACCACCACATCCGCACCGGCTACGAGGACGCGCAGGGCCTGGCCGAGATGGCGCGCCTGTGCGCCGCCGTGACCACCGAGTTCGAGAACGTGCCGGCCGCCTCGCTCGACCTGCTGGCGCAGAGCCTGCGCGTCTCGCCCGCGGGCGGCGCCGTGGCCATCGCCCAGGACCGCGCGGCCGAGAAGGCGCATTTCGTGCGCTGCGGCGTGCCCGTGGCGCCGCATGCGGTGATAGCAACGCCCGAAGAGCTGGCCGCCGTATCGGCCGATCTGCTGCCCGGCATCTTGAAGACCGCGCGCATGGGCTATGACGGCAAGGGCCAGGTGCGCGTGCAGACCGCGGCCGACCTGGCCGGCGCCTGGGAGCGGCTCGGCCGCGTGCCCTGCGTGCTCGAGAAGATGCTGCCGCTGGCCCATGAATGCTCGGTCATCGTCGCGCGCGGCCGCGACGGCAGCATGGTGCACCTGCCCGTGCAGCGCAATCTGCACCGCGACGGCATTCTGGCCGTGACCGAAGTCTTTGAAGGAAATCTGCCCGCAGCGCAGACCCATCAAGCGCTGACAGCTGCGAAAAGCGTAGCGGATGGCCTGAACTACGTGGGCGTGCTGTGCGTGGAGTTCTTCGTGCTGCAGGACGGATCGCTGGTGGTCAACGAGATCGCGCCGCGCCCGCACAACAGCGGCCACTACAGCCAGGACGCCTGCGACGTCTCGCAGTTCGAGCTGCAGCTGCGCACCATGACCGGCCTGCCGCTGGTGCAGCCGCGCCTGCACAGCCCGACCATCATGCTCAACCTGCTCGGCGACCTGTGGTTCGCCCAGGGAGACCAGCCCGTCACGCCCGACTGGGCGCAGGTGCTGGCCCTGCCCGGCTGCCACCTGCACCTGTACGGCAAGCGCGACGCCAAACCCGGGCGCAAGATGGGCCACCTGAACGTGACCGGCGCCACGCCCGAGGCCGTGCGCGCCACGGCGCTCCAGGCCGCGGCCATCCTCGGCATCGCGCCGTTCTGAGCGGGGCCTGCATGATCCTCGACGGACGCCTGGACGCCTCGGTGCAGGCCGCAGCGCAGGCGCTGGCGCGCGGCGAGCTGCTGGGCCTGCCGACCGAGACCGTCTACGGCCTCGCGGCCGACGCCGACAACGAGGCCGCGGTGGCGCAGATCTTTGCCGCCAAGGGCCGCCCGGCCGACCACCCGCTGATCGTGCATGTGGCCGACAGCGCCGCCATCACGCATTACGCCAAGGAGGTGCCGCTGTTCGCCCAGCAGCTCATCGACGCCTTCTGGCCCGGCCCGCTCACCCTCATACTGCCGCGCCTGCCCCAGGCCGCACGCGCCGCCACGGGCGGGCAGGACAGCGTGGGTCTGCGCTGCCCGGCCCACCCCGTGGCGCACGCCGTGCTCGCCGCCTGCCAGCGGCTTGAGCCCCCCGTCTGGGGCGTGGCCGCGCCCAGCGCCAATCTGTTCGGCAAGGTCAGCCCGACGACCGCCCAGCATGTGGCCGAGGCCTTTGGCGAGGCGCTGGCGGTGCTCGACGGCGGCGCCTGCGCCGTGGGCATCGAATCGACCATCATCGACTGCACGCGCGGCGTGCCCGTGCTGCTGCGCCCGGGCGCCATCTCGCGCGCCGACGTGCAGCGCGTCTGCGGCATCGCACCACTATCGAAAGAAGAGCTACCAGCGCATACCCCACGGGCGTCAGGCACACTTTTGGCCCATTACGCCCCCACGGCACGCGTGCGCCTCATGGACGCCAGGCAGCTGCAGGCCGGGCTCGATGTGCTGGGCGCCGACGCGGCCCACCTGGCCGTGTACGCGCGCGCCGCGCTGCGCACGGCATCGGCCAAGGTCGTGCTGCGCCGCATGCCCCAGGATGCCGCCGCCGCGGCCCAGCAGCTGTTTGCCACGCTGCGCGGCTTCGACGATGCCGGCGTGAAACTCATCTGGATAGAAACCCCGCCCGACAGCCCCGACTGGGAGGGCGTGCGCGACCGCCTGCAGCGCGCCGCGGCGGCGGCTTGACACACAAGGCTTACACTCTCGCACCCTTGAACATGGAGAAATACATGGCAGCAAACTGGATGCGCCGCAGCCTCTTGGCGGCCGCCTGCGCCTCGGCAACCCTGCTGGCCGCCTGCGGCTCCAGCAGCATCGACTCGGCGATCTCGCCCAGCCGCATCATCACCTTTGGCGACGCCATGGCCGATGTCGGCCAGAAGGGCTCGAGCTACACGGTCAACGATGGCAGCACCAACAACTGGACGGCGCAGTTGGCCGCGCAATACGGCCTCACGATCAAGCCGGTGTCGGCCGGCGGCCTGAGCTACGCCCAGGGCAACGCACGCATCACGGCCACGCCCGACGCCGCCGGCGACTCCAGCACGCCCACGGTGGCGCAGCAGGTCGACCAGTTCCTCGCCAATCCGCAGTTCACCGACAACGACGTGGTGCTGGTGAGCGCCGGCGCGAGCGACATCATCGCCGGCATGGCCGCCGTGCAGGCCGGCAGCCTGACCGAGGAGCAGTACATCGCCGCGGCCGGCCAGGCCGGCAAGGATCTGGCCCAGCAGGTGATCCGCCTGTCCGATGCCGGCGCCAAGCACATCGTCGTGACCGGCAGCTACGACCTCGAGCGCAGCCCCTGGGCCAAGGGCCTGGGCAAGCAGGCGCTGATCCACAACGCCAGCCAGCGCTTCAACGACGACCTGAAGATCAACCTCGAGAGATATGGCAAGACCGTGCTCTACGTGGATCTGGCCTACTACGTGAACCTGTTCGAGGCCAACCCGGGCAGCTACGGCTTCGACAGCAGCAGCCAACCCGTGTGCACCTCGGTGGACGCCGGGCCCGGCATCGGCATAGGCGCGGGCGAGGTGAACTCCGCCCTGTGCACCACCTCCACCCTGCTGGCCGGAGCGGACCAGAACCGCTATCTGTTCGCCGACAAGGTGTATCTGACGCCGGCAGCCCATCGCCTGTTTGGTGACTACGCCTACAACCAGCTGCGCGAGCGCTGGTAATCAGCCCTTTTGCTGCGTTCACAATGACAAAGCCGACCCGCGGGTCGGCTTTGTTGTTTGCGGTACCCCGGATCAGAACGTATAGCCGGCGTTGATCGTCAGCACCACGGGGTGGAAGCGGATGTCGATCTGGCGCTGCACCCCGGCCGTGTGCGTGGTCAGGCGGCTCTTGACGCGCGCCGTGGCCAGGGCGCCGGTAATGGACCAGCGGTCGTTGATGCGATAGCTCAGGCCCACCTGGCCCGCGAGGCCCCAGGAGTCGGTCAGGCGGATGTCCGTGGGCCCGCCGTTGAGCGCGTTGTTGGCCGCCGTGGACTTGCGCTTGTCGAAGTTGGTGTAGTTCAGCCCGACACCGACGAAGGGGCGCCACTGGCTGCTGGCATCGCCGAACTTGTAGTTGAAGAACAGCGTGGGGGCGATCTGGCGCACCTCGGCCACCTTCTGGCCATTGAAGGCCGCGATGTGCGGCGGCAGCGAGGACGCGATCTTGGCCGTCACGTCGTGGGTGGGCGGGTAGCCCAGGGCCAGCTCCAGCTCCATGTTCGGGTTCAGGCCATAGGCCACGGACAGGAACAGCGTGGCCTTGTCCTTCACCTTGATGCTGATGCCGGACGGCGGCCCCGGCAGCATGGGACCCACGGCGTCGGTGGCCGAGGAATGCGGGGCGATGTGTGTGAGGCCCCCGCGCACCGTCCATTGGGCCGATGCGGCGGTGCACAGCGCCAGCAGCGCGGCGCCCGTCAGGGCATGGGAAAACTTGCGACTCATGTCGTGAATACTCCTTGGAATTGGCTTCAACCGCCCGAGGCCAGCACCTGCTGGAAGAAGGCACGTGCGGCCACATTGCAGAACGGCGGCACGAGCGAGCCGTGGTAGGCCTGCACCACCGCATTGGCGCCACCCTGGGCCGCCACGCCCGCCTTGGCCTGGGCAAAGCCGGCCTTGACGGCGGCAAACGGGTCGCTTGCGCCCGTGGGCGCGGAATCGACATCGAGCACGGTGAGCAGCCCGGCCGGCAGCGCCAGCGGCGAGGGGGCACTCCACAGGCCCTGCATCAGCGTGGTGTTGGCCTGATAGAACACCGTCGGGTCGGCATTGCCGCCGCACAGCAGCACCGGGCGCTGGGGCGCCCAGTTGCGCAGGTCGTTGGCCTTGAAGGCCTTGCGCAGCGGGTGCTGGGGCGCGACCGCCTGGGCGCCCGTGGTCACGCTGGGCACGGCGCCGTCGGGGTTGGCGATGGCGTCCTGCAGATAGGCCAGACGCGCGCTGTTCTTCACCAGGTTGTTGCTGCCGAAGCCGAGCGCGAACAGCGGCGCGAGCGCGGGCGGCTGCGTCGGCGGCGTGATGCCGGCGAACGCGGGCGCGGGCGGCGTGCTGCTGAACATCTGCGTCTGCGGCAGCTTGCCCTGGGCGATCAGCTCGCTCAACGGCGTGGCGGAGGGCAGCAGGGTATCGATGCCCGTGGCGTACGCGGCCTCGAACATGTCCGAAGGCTGGGCGTAGAGGTTGCCGTAGGCCTTCTGGTAGCTCGCCGCCAGCAGCGGCGTGAACACGGTCGCGCCCAGGTTCACGTTGCCGTAGTACACGGCATCGCCGAACGCACCGAGGGCATAGGGGCCGGACATGGGGGCCGACGCCGTCACCGCCTGCCCGGCAGCCTGCAGCGCGCGGTGCGTGGCCATGGCCACATGGCCGCCCTGCGAGTAGCCGGTGACGAGCAGTTTGCCGCCGTCCTGGCCATTGATGCGCGGCAGCGCCTTGCGCGCCGCGGCGAGCGCATCCATCATCTCCTTGGACTGCTGGTCCGCGTTCAGGTAGGGGTGGTAGCCGAGCCTGGAGACGTCATAGCCCGCGTAGTTGGGCGCCACCACGATGAAGCCCTGGGCCGCGTACATGGCGGCCAGCAGCGTGCCCTCGGAGGCGCCGGGGCGGCCCTGCTCCGTGATGTCGGCGATGTTGTAGGCGCGGTCGGTGGTCGTGCCATGGGCATAGAGCACCACCGGGCGCGGGCCGCTGCAGCCCGCCGCATCGCCCGCGGGCACCATGAGCGCGCCCGAGGCATTGGTCGCCTCGCCCGCGCCGCCCACGGTGCCGTACTCGATGTAGTGGATGTTCACGCCGCACTTGGGCGTGCCCGCAAGCGCCAACAGGCTCTGCCCGCTGGCGTTGGCCGCAAGCCGGTCCTTGAGCTCGGCCGCGCCGATGGCCGTGACGCGCAGCGGTGGGTTGTGCACCAGGGAGCCACGCGACCCGCTCAGGTCGGTCTCGCTGCTGCCGCCCGTGTCGGATCCCCCGCCACAGGCCGCCAGCAGGGCCGTGGCACTGGCCATGGCCAGCCCAGTCCATTTGTTCATCGCAGATCTCCCGGAGTAAATAGAACGAACGTTCGTTTTTAAAACGACTGCGATCGTACTCCCGGGATGCGTCCGCAGCGACGCGGGTAACTACCAATACAAGGCGAAGCGCTTCAATGATCGAGGTCGCGCGCCGTCCAGTCGACCAGCGCGTCCAGCGCGGGCCGCGCGGCGCCGGCGTTCTCGTGGTTGACCATGGCCACCAGCGCATAGCGCCGGCCGCTCGCGCCCAGCACATAGCCGGCCAGCGCCGTCACGTCGCGCAGGCTGCCGGTCTTGAGGTGTGCCGCACCCTGGCTCGGCCCGTTCCTGCGGCGCAGCGTGCCATCGACCCCGGCCAGCGGCAGCGAGGCCATGAACTCCGGCATCACCGGCGCGGCCCAGGCCTGCTGCAGCAGGCGTGCGAGCGCGCGCGCCGTCACGCGCGCCTCGCGGCTCAGGCCGGCGCCGTTGTCCACCACCGGGGCATCGGCGCCGGCCATGCGCTGCTGCCACCAGCGCGAGAGCACCTCGCGCGCGGCATCGAAGCTGCCCTGGCCGCCCTTGTGCAGCCCCAGCGTGAGCAGCAGCTGCTGCGTCATGACGTTGTTGCTGTGCTTGTTGATGTCGCGCACCACCTCGGCCAGGCTGGGCGAGCGCAAGCTGAACGCCGGCTTCAGGCCCGCGGGCACCTGGCCGTCGCGCACGCGGCCCGTGAGCCGGCCACCCACCTCGCGCCACATGCCGGCCACGGCACGCGCCGCGTAGCCCGATGGATCGGCGGGCGCCACGGCCCATTCGCGCGCGCCACAGGCCGGCGGATAGGCGCCCGCAAAGACGATGCGCGCGGCATCGGCCAGCTCGGCGCGCAGGGCCGCGCGCCAGTCGCCGCAGCCCTGGGCCGCACGCGCCAGGGGCACGCTCGTGGGCAGATCCATACCCGCCAGCGGCGGCGTGTAGCGCACGCGCGCCACGCCCGCCGCGGCATCGGGCTGAAAGTCCATGACCAGGGCCTTGTAGTTGAGCAGCAGCGCATCGGGCGACACGTTGTAGGGGCGCCAGGGCTCGCCATCGAACTGCGCCGGGTCATGCGCAGGCAGCACAAAGGCGCTGCGGTCGAGCACGATGTCGCCGTCGATCTGCGCCACGCCCTGGGCGCGCAGGCGCTGCATGAGCAGCCACAGGCGCTCGACGACCAGCGCCGGATCGCCCTGGCCCTGGATGTAGACATTGCCGCGCAGCAGGCCGTCCCGCGGCGGCGCGTCGAGATAAACCGGCGTCTCCCAGGCAAAGGCCGGCCCGAGCAGGTCCAGCGCCGCAAAGGTGGTCACAAGCTTCATCACCGAGGCCGGGTTCTGCGCCCTGTCGCCCTGGTGCACGAGCCGCGCGGCCGCACCCTCCTGCACCGGCACCACCATGACCGACAGCGCGTCACGCGGCAGCGCCGCGCGCTGCAGCGCCGCGTCGACGGCCGCGGGCAGCGTGCCGACGGCGCCCGGAAGGGCCGCTGGCCCCGCGGCGCAGGCGCACAGGCCGATGGTGGCAATGGCGACGCCGAGCAGGCGGCGGCAGAAGGAGGCGAGAGACCCAGGCAGCATGGCGCACGAGTCTACCCATGCGGCGCGCCATGGCAGCCGGGCCGATAATCGGGCGCTTCATGAAGCTCCTCGCCTTTGACACCAGTACCGACATCCTGACCATTGCCGTGCAGCATGGCGCGCATTGCCACGCGCACCAGGGCCCGGGCGGTGCCCAGGCGTCGACCACGCTGATCCCCGCCATCAGGGCCCTGCTGGCCCAGGCCGGCCTCGGTTTTTCCGAGCTCGACGCCGTGGTGTTCGGCCGCGGGCCGGGCTCGTTCACGGGGCTGCGCACGGCCTGCTCCGTGGCGCAGGGGCTGGCCTTTGGCGCGCGCGGCGGCCAGGGTGTGCCCGTGCTGCCCGTGGACACGCTGCTGGCCGTGGCCGAGCAGGCGCGCGCCGAGCGGGGCTGCACGCGCGTCGTGGCCACGCTCGACGCGCGCATGGACGAGGTCTACAGCGCCGCATTCGAATGGCTGGCCGACGCCAGCGCGCCCGGCCAGAGCGGCTGGCGCGGGCCGCAGGACTTTGACCTCTGCGCCCCCGAGGCCGTGCGCGTGCCCGCGGGCTGGACCCTGGCCGGCAACGCCCGCGCGGCCTACGGCGCGCGCCTGGCGCCCGACGCGCCCGATGCACCCGATGTGCACTGCCTGCCCACGGCCCAGGCCCTGCTGCGCCTGGCCCCGGGGCTGCTGGCCGCGGGCCAGGCCGTGGCCGCGGACGCCGCGCTGCCGCGCTACATACGCGACAAGGTGGCCCAGACCACCGCCGAACGGGAGGCCGCGCGCAACGCCGCGACGGCAGCGCGCACATGAGCGCCATGCCCCAGTCCCCCGACGCCACCGAGGTGCGCTTCGAGCCTCTCACACCTGATGGCCTGGACGCGCTCATGGCCATTGAGGAGATCGCCTACAGCCACCCCTGGACGCGCGGCAACTTCATCGACGCACTGGCCGCGGGCTACCAGGTCCAGCTGCTCATGGCCGGCGAGCAGCTGCTGGGCTACTTCGTCGCCATGCCCGGCGTGCAGGAGGCGCATTTGCTCAACATCACCGTGGCACCGGCCTTCCAGCGCCAGGGCTGGGCCCATGTGATGCTCGATGCACTGGCCCTGTGGGCGCGGGGACAGGGCGCTCTGTCGCTGTGGCTGGAGGTGCGCGTGAGCAACACGCGCGCGCGCCAGATCTATGAGCGCCATGGCTACCGCAGCGTGGGCCTGCGCAAGCAGTATTACCCGGGCACGGACGGCCGGCGCGAGGACGCCGTGGTCATGAGTCTGCCGCTATGAGCCTCGATCTGGACGCGCGCCAACGCGCCATGCTGCAGGAGATGGGCGTCACGGTCTGGGCGCCGCAGCCGGCCGCACCCATGCCTGCGCCCGCACCCGCCACCGCCGCCAGCCCGGCCCCGGCCGGTGATCCGGCCCGTACTTCGGCTCATACTCCGGCCGCGCAGCCGCCCGCCCGACCACCGGCACGCCCGCCAACCACGCCAGCGCGGGCCCCTGCCGCTGCGCCCCACCCGGTGGGCTCTGGCGCGGCGCCAGCCGCCCCCGCCGGCGCCGCCGGCCTGCTGCTGCAGCCGCCCCAGGCCCTGTACCCGCAGGCCGATGCCGCGGCCACACCGGCCGCCCTGGGCGCGGCCTGGCTGGTGGTGCTGGAGAGCCCCACGGCCCACCCCGCGCTGGCGGCCGATGTGGAGCAGCTGCTGGACAACATGCTGCGCGCCATGGGCCTGCACCGGCATCCGCGCACCTTTGTCGCGCGGCTCGAGCGCGTGGGCGCGGGCGCCCCGGCCGGCACCGGCCAGGAGCCGGGCGTGGGCCTGCAGCAGGCGCTGGCCCAGCTGCGCCCATCCATGGTGCTGGTGCTGGGCCTGGCCGCGGCGCGCGCGGTGCTCGGCAACCGTGAGCCGCTGGGGCGCCTGCGCGCGGGCGCGCACCACCTGGCCGACGGCACGCCCGCCGTGGTCAGCTACGACCCGGCCTACCTGCTGCGCGCGCCCGAGGCCAAGGCAGCGGCCTGGGCCGATCTGTGCCGCGCGCTGGCCCTGGTGCGCGAGGCCGAACACCGCTGAAATCCGCCGAAAACCACGCAACAGCGGGCCTGCGCCGGCCGGCGCGGGTTGGCTGCGGGTGCGATAATCGCCGGCTTACATATCCAGGACATGGAACCATGGAAACCTACCCCAGTTGGTAGCTTTCAGCCTCCCGGCCTGCCGAGGGGCTGAAAGCGCCTCAGCCCCCATCGACAGCACAACAAACACCGGGAACTTGAGCCATGCTCAACATCTTTTCGCTCGTCAACGGCCGCCTCGTGCAGGAGGAGATCGACTCCCTGGAGGAGCTGACGCGCTTTCAGCCCATCTGGGTCGACCTGGAATCGCCCACGCTGCAGGAAAAGCGCTGGATCAAGCAGCATTACGGCCTGTCCATCCCCGAGGATGCGATGGACGACGACATCGAGGAGTCGGCGCGCTTCTACGAGGAAGACAACGGCGAGCTG
Protein-coding regions in this window:
- a CDS encoding DJ-1/PfpI family protein, which encodes MAGKKILMICGDYCEDYETMVPFQTLLAVGHQVHAVCPGKKAGEQIKTAIHDFEGAQTYSEKPGHNFTLNATFADIDARDYDALVIPGGRGPEYLRGDAAVCAAVRHFFEANKPVAAVCHGAQLLAGAGVLKDRTCSAYPACRAEVELAGGRYADIAVDQAHTEGNLVSAPAWPAHPAWMAQFLALLGTRIVL
- a CDS encoding ribbon-helix-helix domain-containing protein, giving the protein MCQVFISADPMLYASRSRSVRLHGVATSIRLENMFWQVLQEIAERDGYSVAQLCTRLHDELVAEHGAVDNFSSFLRVCCTRYLALQLTGELPRDARIPIRSIVLDAGARAAAAALAH
- the purE gene encoding 5-(carboxyamino)imidazole ribonucleotide mutase, producing the protein MNPIQIGVVMGSSSDWDTMQHAVAILEQFGVAHEAQVVSAHRMPDDMFRYAEAAAGRGLKAIIAGAGGAAHLPGMIAAKTVVPVLGVPVASKHLSGVDSLHSIVQMPKGVPVATFAIGAAGAANAALFAVALLANNDPQLRARLEAFRAEQTEAARAMRLPPVAP
- a CDS encoding 5-(carboxyamino)imidazole ribonucleotide synthase, with protein sequence MSAGDVILPGATLGVLGGGQLGRMWVQKAQAMGYFTVVLDADPTSPAGLVSHHHIRTGYEDAQGLAEMARLCAAVTTEFENVPAASLDLLAQSLRVSPAGGAVAIAQDRAAEKAHFVRCGVPVAPHAVIATPEELAAVSADLLPGILKTARMGYDGKGQVRVQTAADLAGAWERLGRVPCVLEKMLPLAHECSVIVARGRDGSMVHLPVQRNLHRDGILAVTEVFEGNLPAAQTHQALTAAKSVADGLNYVGVLCVEFFVLQDGSLVVNEIAPRPHNSGHYSQDACDVSQFELQLRTMTGLPLVQPRLHSPTIMLNLLGDLWFAQGDQPVTPDWAQVLALPGCHLHLYGKRDAKPGRKMGHLNVTGATPEAVRATALQAAAILGIAPF
- a CDS encoding L-threonylcarbamoyladenylate synthase; its protein translation is MILDGRLDASVQAAAQALARGELLGLPTETVYGLAADADNEAAVAQIFAAKGRPADHPLIVHVADSAAITHYAKEVPLFAQQLIDAFWPGPLTLILPRLPQAARAATGGQDSVGLRCPAHPVAHAVLAACQRLEPPVWGVAAPSANLFGKVSPTTAQHVAEAFGEALAVLDGGACAVGIESTIIDCTRGVPVLLRPGAISRADVQRVCGIAPLSKEELPAHTPRASGTLLAHYAPTARVRLMDARQLQAGLDVLGADAAHLAVYARAALRTASAKVVLRRMPQDAAAAAQQLFATLRGFDDAGVKLIWIETPPDSPDWEGVRDRLQRAAAAA
- a CDS encoding SGNH/GDSL hydrolase family protein, which encodes MAANWMRRSLLAAACASATLLAACGSSSIDSAISPSRIITFGDAMADVGQKGSSYTVNDGSTNNWTAQLAAQYGLTIKPVSAGGLSYAQGNARITATPDAAGDSSTPTVAQQVDQFLANPQFTDNDVVLVSAGASDIIAGMAAVQAGSLTEEQYIAAAGQAGKDLAQQVIRLSDAGAKHIVVTGSYDLERSPWAKGLGKQALIHNASQRFNDDLKINLERYGKTVLYVDLAYYVNLFEANPGSYGFDSSSQPVCTSVDAGPGIGIGAGEVNSALCTTSTLLAGADQNRYLFADKVYLTPAAHRLFGDYAYNQLRERW
- a CDS encoding OmpW family outer membrane protein, translating into MSRKFSHALTGAALLALCTAASAQWTVRGGLTHIAPHSSATDAVGPMLPGPPSGISIKVKDKATLFLSVAYGLNPNMELELALGYPPTHDVTAKIASSLPPHIAAFNGQKVAEVRQIAPTLFFNYKFGDASSQWRPFVGVGLNYTNFDKRKSTAANNALNGGPTDIRLTDSWGLAGQVGLSYRINDRWSITGALATARVKSRLTTHTAGVQRQIDIRFHPVVLTINAGYTF
- a CDS encoding alpha/beta hydrolase gives rise to the protein MNKWTGLAMASATALLAACGGGSDTGGSSETDLSGSRGSLVHNPPLRVTAIGAAELKDRLAANASGQSLLALAGTPKCGVNIHYIEYGTVGGAGEATNASGALMVPAGDAAGCSGPRPVVLYAHGTTTDRAYNIADITEQGRPGASEGTLLAAMYAAQGFIVVAPNYAGYDVSRLGYHPYLNADQQSKEMMDALAAARKALPRINGQDGGKLLVTGYSQGGHVAMATHRALQAAGQAVTASAPMSGPYALGAFGDAVYYGNVNLGATVFTPLLAASYQKAYGNLYAQPSDMFEAAYATGIDTLLPSATPLSELIAQGKLPQTQMFSSTPPAPAFAGITPPTQPPALAPLFALGFGSNNLVKNSARLAYLQDAIANPDGAVPSVTTGAQAVAPQHPLRKAFKANDLRNWAPQRPVLLCGGNADPTVFYQANTTLMQGLWSAPSPLALPAGLLTVLDVDSAPTGASDPFAAVKAGFAQAKAGVAAQGGANAVVQAYHGSLVPPFCNVAARAFFQQVLASGG
- the dacB gene encoding D-alanyl-D-alanine carboxypeptidase/D-alanyl-D-alanine-endopeptidase → MLPGSLASFCRRLLGVAIATIGLCACAAGPAALPGAVGTLPAAVDAALQRAALPRDALSVMVVPVQEGAAARLVHQGDRAQNPASVMKLVTTFAALDLLGPAFAWETPVYLDAPPRDGLLRGNVYIQGQGDPALVVERLWLLMQRLRAQGVAQIDGDIVLDRSAFVLPAHDPAQFDGEPWRPYNVSPDALLLNYKALVMDFQPDAAAGVARVRYTPPLAGMDLPTSVPLARAAQGCGDWRAALRAELADAARIVFAGAYPPACGAREWAVAPADPSGYAARAVAGMWREVGGRLTGRVRDGQVPAGLKPAFSLRSPSLAEVVRDINKHSNNVMTQQLLLTLGLHKGGQGSFDAAREVLSRWWQQRMAGADAPVVDNGAGLSREARVTARALARLLQQAWAAPVMPEFMASLPLAGVDGTLRRRNGPSQGAAHLKTGSLRDVTALAGYVLGASGRRYALVAMVNHENAGAARPALDALVDWTARDLDH
- the tsaB gene encoding tRNA (adenosine(37)-N6)-threonylcarbamoyltransferase complex dimerization subunit type 1 TsaB; amino-acid sequence: MKLLAFDTSTDILTIAVQHGAHCHAHQGPGGAQASTTLIPAIRALLAQAGLGFSELDAVVFGRGPGSFTGLRTACSVAQGLAFGARGGQGVPVLPVDTLLAVAEQARAERGCTRVVATLDARMDEVYSAAFEWLADASAPGQSGWRGPQDFDLCAPEAVRVPAGWTLAGNARAAYGARLAPDAPDAPDVHCLPTAQALLRLAPGLLAAGQAVAADAALPRYIRDKVAQTTAEREAARNAATAART
- the rimI gene encoding ribosomal protein S18-alanine N-acetyltransferase codes for the protein MSAMPQSPDATEVRFEPLTPDGLDALMAIEEIAYSHPWTRGNFIDALAAGYQVQLLMAGEQLLGYFVAMPGVQEAHLLNITVAPAFQRQGWAHVMLDALALWARGQGALSLWLEVRVSNTRARQIYERHGYRSVGLRKQYYPGTDGRREDAVVMSLPL
- a CDS encoding uracil-DNA glycosylase family protein → MSLDLDARQRAMLQEMGVTVWAPQPAAPMPAPAPATAASPAPAGDPARTSAHTPAAQPPARPPARPPTTPARAPAAAPHPVGSGAAPAAPAGAAGLLLQPPQALYPQADAAATPAALGAAWLVVLESPTAHPALAADVEQLLDNMLRAMGLHRHPRTFVARLERVGAGAPAGTGQEPGVGLQQALAQLRPSMVLVLGLAAARAVLGNREPLGRLRAGAHHLADGTPAVVSYDPAYLLRAPEAKAAAWADLCRALALVREAEHR